The proteins below come from a single Papaver somniferum cultivar HN1 chromosome 11, ASM357369v1, whole genome shotgun sequence genomic window:
- the LOC113324520 gene encoding uncharacterized protein LOC113324520 has protein sequence MDSVIDWMVKIPFQNWAAHVFIGERYGENTSNIAESFNSMIKHDKRLPALDLIECIRAKVMEHNYKRLVESSKWTSKLTPRMQVRLNKRVTDCRFYKFRRSIDRVFEILSPTGKHTVDLDAKTCTCYWWQKHGFPCTHSMKAMLHIGPDEPYKHIIPYYTTEYYRGLYARLIYHIPDTERPPKINEEGYVLPPNGGIESAGRPTTIRYRGSREKVRKKRKCGQCGRLGFHNRRRCRRSPLAPRAPVFRRESNSRMINFLSRMLF, from the coding sequence ATGGATTCAGTGATTGATTGGATGGTAAAGATTCCATTCCAGAACTGGGCTGCTCATGTGTTTATAGGAGAAAGGTATGGTGAGAACACATCTAACATTGCAGAGAGTTTTAACAGTATGATCAAGCATGATAAGCGGCTTCCAGCACTTGATCTTATCGAATGTATTCGTGCTAAGGTAATGGAGCATAACTACAAGAGGTTGGTGGAGTCTAGTAAGTGGACTTCAAAGCTTACTCCCCGGATGCAGGTTAGGCTCAACAAGAGGGTGACCGACTGTCGTTTTTATAAGTTCCGTAGATCAATTGATAGAGTTTTTGAGATCCTTTCTCCTACTGGAAAGCACACAGTCGACTTGGATGCTAAGACATGCACTTGCTATTGGTGGCAGAAGCATGGTTTCCCTTGCACCCATTCGATGAAAGCGATGTTGCATATTGGGCCAGACGAACCTTACAAGCATATCATTCCGTATTACACCACCGAGTACTATAGAGGTCTATATGCTCGTCTTATCTATCATATCCCCGATACTGAGAGGCCTCCTAAAATTAATGAGGAAGGTTATGTTTTGCCTCCCAATGGTGGTATAGAATCAGCTGGAAGGCCAACTACTATAAGGTACAGGGGTTCTCGAGAGAAAGTTCGCAAGAAAAGGAAGTGTGGTCAGTGTGGGAGACTTGGCTTCCACAACCGTCGTAGATGTCGCAGATCTCCTTTAGCTCCTCGTGCACCAGTGTTTCGCAGGGAATCTAATTCCAGGATGATCAACTTTTTGAGCAGGATGTTATTCTGA
- the LOC113324522 gene encoding uncharacterized protein LOC113324522 yields the protein MDDSSLVKRVPKKSYAWANILTGVGQVFESKIDCRDTVKKYEYHSGYKLDVRKSEKKRYTVQCMSKASQNCSWTFYASLVANTKGMFQCKTFHGEHACDLASSDPAKVRITKSFLKDILIDEFRASKKKKTAADVQDLLHLEYGIDLTYSQAYHGLQFIKESLWGDDIKSYSDFVWYKESIERYNPGSVVKFEYDGVTKQFQRFFVALEASITGFNKNCRPMLFIDCTFLTGKFKGGLMVACGKTGNQDIYPVAFGIVPCENCESWEWFLTNLKGIIREDRPLTIISDRGVVLLKHVPVIFPNAYHSYCLYHMKGNIPVPKGKSRITAVKLFEECYAA from the exons ATGGATGATTCATCTTTGGTCAAAAGGGTGCCCAAGAAGTCATATGCTTGGGCCAACATCTTAACCGGAGTAGGGCAGGTTTTTGAAAGTAAAATCGATTGTCGTGATACTGTTAAGAAGTATGAATATCATAGTGGTTACAAACTTGACGTACGTAAGAGTGAAAAAAAACGCTACACTGTGCAGTGTATGAGCAAGGCAAGTCAAAATTGTAGCTGGACGTTTTATGCATCTCTCGTTGCCAATACTAAAGGTATGTTTCAGTGCAAGACGTTTCACGGAGAGCATGCATGTGATTTAGCTTCTTCTGATCCAGCAAAAGTCAGGATAACAAAGTCTTTTCTGAAGGATATTTTAATAGATGAATTTCGagcatcaaagaagaagaagactgcaGCTGATGTCCAAGATCTTCTGCATCTAGAATATGGTATTGATCTCACATATAGTCAGGCATACCATGGTTTACAGTTCATTAAAGAGTCTCTTTGGGGTGACGATATCAAGTCCTATTCAGACTTTGTTTGGTATAAAGAATCAATTGAACGTTATAATCCTGGAAGCGTCGTGAAGTTTGAGTATGATGGTGTAACGAAGCAGTTCCAGAGGTTTTTTGTTGCTTTGGAAGCTTCCATTACtggtttcaataaaaactgtCGTCCGATGTTATTTATTGATTGCACTTTTCTCACTGGGAAGTTTAAGGGAGGTCTTATGGTTGCTTGCGGGAAAACTGGTAACCAAG aTATCTATCCAGTGGCTTTTGGTATTGTACCTTGCGAAAATTGTGAGAGTTGGGAATGGTTCTTAACCAACTTGAAGGGTATTATCAGGGAAGACCGTCCATTGACCATCATATCAGACCGTGGAGTTGTCCTTCTGAAACATGTCCCTGTGATCTTCCCAAATGCTTACCATTCTTACTGTTTGTACCACATGAAAGGGAATATTCCGGTTCCAAAGGGAAAGAGCAGGATAACTGCTGTGAAGTTGTTTGAAGAGTGCTACGCTGCGTAA